In Lepidochelys kempii isolate rLepKem1 chromosome 10, rLepKem1.hap2, whole genome shotgun sequence, a single window of DNA contains:
- the GNG13 gene encoding guanine nucleotide-binding protein G(I)/G(S)/G(O) subunit gamma-13 isoform X8, which produces MDEWDLPQWKKEVDSLKYQLAYKREMSSKTIPELMKWIEDSIPEDPFLNPELMKSNPWVEKGKCTIL; this is translated from the exons ATGGATGAATGGGACCTCCCGCAGTGGAAGAAGGAAGTAGACAGCCTGAAATACCAACTGGCTTACAAGAGGGAGATGTCTTCTAAAACAATACCTGA GTTGATGAAGTGGATAGAAGATAGCATTCCAGAAGACCCATTTCTGAATCCAGAGCTGATGAAAAGCAACCCTTGGgtggaaaaaggaaaatgtacCATACTCTAA